Proteins encoded in a region of the Thermococcus stetteri genome:
- a CDS encoding glutamate--tRNA ligase translates to MEEIKEIILKYALINAYTHKGKANPKAVIGKVLGENPELRKEAREIIPLVNKVVEEVNSLSLDEQETRLKEIYPEFFEEKREKKEEKKGLPPLPKAEKGKVVTRFAPNPDGAFHLGNARAAILSHEYARMYDGKFILRFDDTDPKVKRPEPVFYEWIKEDLEWLGFKIDEIHIASDRLEIYYDYAEKLIKMGKAYVCTCPPEKFRELRDKGMACPHREEPVEVQLERWRKMLNGEYKEGEAVVRIKTDLNHPNPAVRDWPALRIIDDPNHPRTGNKYRVWPLYNFASAIDDHELGVTHIFRGQEHAENETRQRYVYEYLGWEYPVTVHHGRLSIEGVILSKSKTRKGIEEGKYLGWDDPRLGTIRALRRRGIRPEAIRELIIEVGLKRSDTTISWDNLAAINRKIVEPIANRYFFVADPVPMYVEGAEEFIAEIPLHPDYPERGTRRLKFEPGKPVYVSKDDMELFKPGNFVRLKDLFNVEILEADKNGIKARFHSVDYEIARENRWRMVHWVTEGKPCEVWVPEGEELVIREGLLESDADVKVDDIVQFERFGFVRIDDVKPEKVVAIFAHK, encoded by the coding sequence ATGGAGGAAATAAAAGAGATTATCCTGAAGTACGCGCTCATCAATGCCTACACACACAAAGGAAAGGCGAATCCAAAGGCAGTCATTGGCAAAGTCCTTGGTGAGAACCCAGAGCTCAGAAAGGAGGCCAGGGAGATAATCCCGCTCGTGAACAAGGTCGTTGAGGAGGTAAATTCTCTCTCACTTGACGAGCAGGAGACCAGGCTGAAGGAGATTTACCCGGAGTTCTTCGAGGAGAAGAGAGAGAAGAAAGAAGAGAAGAAAGGCCTCCCACCGCTCCCGAAGGCCGAGAAGGGCAAGGTCGTGACCCGCTTTGCACCCAACCCCGACGGTGCCTTCCACCTCGGGAACGCGAGGGCGGCCATACTGAGCCACGAGTACGCGAGGATGTACGACGGCAAGTTCATTCTCCGCTTCGATGACACCGACCCAAAGGTCAAGAGGCCAGAGCCGGTATTCTACGAGTGGATAAAGGAGGACCTGGAGTGGCTCGGCTTCAAGATAGACGAGATTCACATAGCAAGTGACAGGCTTGAAATCTACTACGACTACGCTGAGAAGCTGATAAAGATGGGCAAGGCCTACGTCTGTACCTGCCCGCCGGAGAAGTTCAGGGAGCTGCGCGATAAGGGAATGGCCTGCCCGCACAGGGAGGAGCCAGTTGAAGTTCAGCTCGAGCGCTGGAGGAAGATGCTCAACGGCGAGTACAAAGAGGGTGAAGCCGTCGTCAGAATAAAGACCGACCTCAACCACCCAAACCCTGCCGTTAGGGACTGGCCTGCCCTCAGGATAATCGACGATCCGAACCACCCGAGAACCGGCAACAAGTACCGCGTCTGGCCCCTCTACAACTTTGCCTCTGCCATAGACGACCACGAGCTTGGCGTCACCCACATCTTCCGCGGGCAGGAGCACGCCGAAAACGAGACGAGGCAGAGGTACGTTTATGAGTACCTCGGCTGGGAGTACCCAGTTACCGTCCATCATGGAAGGCTCTCCATTGAAGGCGTTATCCTGAGCAAGTCAAAAACGAGGAAGGGAATCGAAGAGGGTAAATACCTCGGCTGGGACGACCCGCGCCTCGGAACCATAAGGGCCCTCAGGAGGCGCGGCATAAGGCCTGAAGCAATAAGGGAGCTCATCATCGAGGTCGGCCTCAAGAGGAGCGACACCACGATAAGCTGGGACAACCTCGCGGCTATAAACAGGAAGATAGTCGAACCGATAGCCAACCGCTACTTCTTCGTCGCCGACCCGGTTCCGATGTACGTTGAGGGGGCAGAGGAGTTTATCGCGGAGATACCGCTTCACCCTGATTACCCGGAGAGAGGAACGAGGAGGCTCAAGTTCGAGCCGGGTAAGCCGGTCTACGTCTCGAAGGACGACATGGAACTCTTCAAGCCGGGCAACTTCGTCCGCCTGAAGGACCTCTTCAACGTCGAGATACTCGAAGCGGACAAAAACGGCATAAAGGCCAGGTTCCACAGCGTTGACTACGAGATAGCGAGGGAGAACCGCTGGAGGATGGTCCACTGGGTAACCGAGGGGAAGCCCTGTGAGGTCTGGGTTCCCGAAGGTGAAGAGCTCGTCATCAGGGAGGGCTTGCTTGAGAGCGACGCCGACGTTAAGGTGGACGACATCGTCCAGTTCGAGCGCTTCGGTTTCGTCAGAATAGACGACGTCAAGCCTGAAAAGGTCGTTGCAATTTTTGCCCATAAATGA
- a CDS encoding sodium-dependent transporter: protein MDETQKWTLYLIFLVAGFATGIGSIGLFPQFWLHYGLMGLLVHLGFLVVFTLVAIFETERVMKSGYYFIELYRKVLRRPAMILAIAVTIITFLSYYTANVMLILLGPYVGTGTVGRLIAKIIMLALIFVIITRAKEKTFAIMSIGSLFFIGVTILTAILFKVKIPPTAAFLATAKHMVYSWQPLSLSMVRAAAERALYSVGLGFGFYIMLGSFMNERFNAKTIIGTGILIQVIVSLLATLTVVYAIAPSSPERLLLYAYGGEEQAIKLVGELPDLLSGYSYLLILIALSMFFAGLTSILPTAEVGVQVISSMLRVSRTTAATYLIAASLILGIPDSVPSIADMILRAVSITIFFTAIFELYPVVSSRVLKLLNSKLSTLELGVVVIATTFFVIEGLHSMYSAAKHSHLYILSPVVALIIILFGLVGDKMLVTEAPQ, encoded by the coding sequence ATGGATGAGACGCAGAAGTGGACGCTGTATTTGATATTCCTCGTGGCGGGATTCGCAACGGGTATAGGGAGCATCGGTTTGTTCCCCCAGTTCTGGCTCCACTACGGACTGATGGGTCTCCTGGTGCACCTTGGGTTCCTGGTGGTGTTCACGTTAGTAGCTATATTTGAAACGGAGAGGGTGATGAAGTCTGGTTACTATTTCATCGAGCTGTATAGGAAAGTCCTCCGGAGACCAGCGATGATACTTGCCATCGCAGTAACGATAATAACGTTTCTCTCGTACTACACGGCGAACGTCATGCTCATCCTCCTTGGACCGTACGTGGGTACCGGAACCGTTGGTAGGCTCATCGCTAAGATAATTATGCTGGCGCTGATCTTCGTGATAATAACGAGGGCAAAGGAAAAGACCTTCGCGATAATGTCCATTGGTTCGCTGTTCTTCATAGGGGTTACGATACTCACCGCCATTCTCTTCAAGGTCAAAATACCGCCAACAGCGGCATTCCTTGCAACCGCAAAACACATGGTCTACAGCTGGCAACCACTGAGCCTTTCAATGGTTAGAGCCGCCGCCGAGAGGGCACTTTACAGTGTTGGGCTCGGCTTTGGCTTCTACATAATGCTCGGGAGCTTTATGAACGAGCGCTTCAACGCTAAGACAATCATCGGTACAGGTATACTGATACAGGTAATCGTGAGCCTTCTGGCCACGTTAACTGTCGTTTACGCAATCGCACCCAGCAGTCCAGAGAGGCTCCTCCTCTACGCTTACGGTGGAGAGGAGCAGGCAATCAAGCTCGTGGGTGAGCTCCCCGACTTACTCTCCGGGTATTCATACTTACTAATCCTGATAGCCCTCTCCATGTTCTTCGCAGGACTTACGAGCATACTGCCGACTGCCGAGGTTGGAGTCCAGGTGATCTCCTCAATGCTCCGCGTCTCCAGGACAACCGCAGCCACGTACCTCATAGCGGCCTCACTAATTCTGGGAATCCCAGATTCAGTTCCGTCCATAGCGGACATGATACTGAGAGCAGTTTCAATAACGATTTTCTTCACGGCGATATTCGAGCTCTATCCTGTGGTATCCAGCAGGGTACTGAAGCTATTGAACTCCAAGCTATCAACGCTCGAACTGGGTGTCGTTGTGATCGCCACTACGTTCTTTGTAATAGAAGGCCTCCACTCAATGTACTCAGCGGCAAAACACAGCCATCTCTACATTCTGTCCCCCGTGGTAGCCCTGATAATAATCCTGTTTGGACTCGTGGGGGACAAAATGTTAGTTACGGAAGCCCCTCAGTGA
- the malP gene encoding maltodextrin phosphorylase, translating into MVNVSNAVEDEIRKKLPYLLGDLVELAYNYWWSWNRRATKLWEYIDPEHWREYKNPVKLLLDTPEERFKELLHDDDFMNLYELVMEQFNAYMNPRSTWFSTNYPKWDKPIVYMCMEYGISKSLPIYSGGLGILAGDHVKTASDLGLPFIAVGLLYKHGYFRQEIDGEGRQREIFPEYKPEEMPIKPVLGREGKPLRIEVPIEDRIVYARAFEVNVGRVKLYLLDTDVPENSPDDRTICDYLYNAEMDKRIKQEILLGIGGMRLLKALEIEPGVIHLNEGHPAFANLQRIAWYMEEGLTFTEALSIVRGTTVFTTHTPVPAGHDRFPIEEVRKRLAKFLNGRDELLELGREGDQLNMTLLAIRTSSYVNGVSKLHAEVSKRMWKDLWPGVPLNEIPIEGITNGVHTMTWVHNEMRKLFDRYIGKVWREHTNIEGIWYAVERIPNEELWEAHLQAKREFIELLRRKAIERNKRLGIDDPIPAIDENALIIGFARRFATYKRATLPLTDLERLKRIVNNPERPVYIVFGGKAHPMDEGGKEFLRRVYEVSKMPEFGGKIFVMENYDMGSARLMVAGVDVWLNNPRRPMEASGTSGMKAGLNGVLNVSIYDGWWVEGYNGKNGWVIGEETTEPETEADDPKDAESLYTLLEEEVIPTYYENRARWIYMMKESIKSIAPRFSTHRMVKEYMDRFYSKAMSNYIWLTKENYRGAKEIAAWKERVTSSWDKVEIRDVKAEGNRLEVRIYLDGLRPEDVEVELYYGVRTQGYEIEKPHIVELRHPEQVGESEWLYTYEGNALRHLGDPCWHYAVRVHPHHEKLPHKFLLGLVKWKGLD; encoded by the coding sequence ATGGTGAACGTTTCGAACGCCGTTGAGGATGAAATAAGAAAGAAGCTTCCGTATCTACTCGGAGACCTCGTCGAATTAGCCTACAACTACTGGTGGAGCTGGAACAGGAGGGCCACAAAGCTCTGGGAGTACATCGACCCAGAGCACTGGAGGGAGTACAAAAACCCCGTCAAGTTGCTTCTCGACACTCCAGAAGAGCGCTTTAAGGAACTTCTTCACGACGACGACTTCATGAACCTCTACGAGCTGGTCATGGAGCAGTTCAACGCCTACATGAACCCGCGCTCGACCTGGTTCTCAACCAACTATCCCAAGTGGGACAAGCCGATAGTGTATATGTGCATGGAGTACGGCATAAGCAAGAGCCTTCCCATTTATTCCGGCGGCCTTGGAATACTCGCAGGCGACCACGTTAAAACAGCGAGCGATCTGGGCCTTCCGTTCATCGCCGTAGGCCTCCTCTACAAGCACGGCTACTTCAGGCAGGAGATAGACGGCGAAGGCCGGCAGAGGGAGATTTTCCCTGAGTACAAGCCAGAGGAAATGCCAATAAAACCCGTCCTCGGCAGGGAAGGTAAACCACTCCGCATCGAAGTTCCCATCGAGGACAGAATCGTCTATGCGAGAGCCTTTGAGGTAAACGTCGGCAGGGTTAAGCTCTACCTCCTCGACACCGATGTCCCCGAGAACAGCCCAGATGACAGGACGATCTGCGACTACCTCTACAACGCCGAGATGGACAAGAGAATAAAGCAGGAGATCCTCCTTGGAATCGGTGGGATGAGGCTTCTCAAGGCCCTTGAGATCGAGCCGGGAGTCATCCACCTCAACGAAGGTCACCCAGCCTTCGCAAACCTTCAGAGAATAGCCTGGTACATGGAAGAGGGGCTGACCTTTACGGAAGCCCTCAGCATCGTGAGGGGGACAACCGTATTCACCACTCACACCCCGGTTCCTGCCGGGCACGACAGGTTCCCGATTGAGGAGGTCAGGAAGAGGCTCGCAAAGTTCCTCAACGGAAGGGACGAGCTTCTGGAGCTCGGAAGGGAAGGTGACCAGCTCAACATGACTCTTTTAGCCATAAGGACTTCGAGCTACGTCAACGGAGTCAGCAAGCTCCATGCCGAGGTCAGCAAGAGGATGTGGAAGGACCTCTGGCCGGGCGTTCCCCTCAACGAGATACCAATTGAAGGAATCACCAACGGCGTCCACACAATGACGTGGGTGCACAACGAGATGAGGAAGCTCTTCGACAGATACATCGGCAAGGTTTGGAGAGAGCACACTAACATCGAGGGTATCTGGTACGCTGTCGAGAGAATTCCAAACGAAGAGCTGTGGGAGGCCCACCTCCAGGCAAAGAGGGAGTTCATAGAACTCCTAAGGAGAAAAGCTATAGAGAGGAACAAGAGGCTAGGGATAGACGACCCAATACCCGCCATAGATGAGAACGCCCTCATAATCGGTTTCGCGAGAAGGTTTGCCACGTATAAACGCGCCACCCTCCCCCTCACGGATCTAGAGAGGCTGAAGAGGATAGTGAACAACCCAGAGAGGCCGGTTTACATCGTCTTCGGGGGAAAGGCCCACCCGATGGACGAGGGAGGAAAGGAGTTCCTCAGGAGGGTTTATGAGGTCTCCAAGATGCCCGAGTTCGGGGGCAAGATCTTCGTGATGGAGAACTACGACATGGGAAGCGCGAGGCTCATGGTGGCAGGCGTTGACGTATGGCTAAACAACCCGCGCAGACCAATGGAAGCCAGCGGTACCAGCGGTATGAAGGCTGGGCTCAACGGCGTATTGAACGTCAGCATCTACGACGGCTGGTGGGTCGAGGGCTACAACGGCAAGAACGGCTGGGTCATCGGCGAGGAAACAACTGAACCGGAGACTGAAGCGGACGACCCGAAGGACGCTGAGAGCCTCTACACCCTTCTTGAAGAAGAGGTCATTCCGACGTACTACGAGAACAGGGCGAGATGGATATACATGATGAAGGAGAGCATAAAGAGCATAGCCCCGCGCTTCAGCACGCACAGAATGGTGAAGGAGTACATGGACCGCTTTTATTCCAAGGCGATGAGCAACTACATATGGCTCACGAAGGAGAACTACAGAGGTGCGAAGGAGATAGCGGCATGGAAGGAGAGGGTTACATCTTCATGGGACAAAGTGGAGATAAGGGACGTGAAGGCCGAAGGCAACAGACTCGAGGTTAGAATTTACCTGGACGGCCTCAGGCCAGAAGACGTTGAAGTTGAGCTCTACTACGGCGTCAGGACACAGGGCTACGAGATCGAAAAGCCTCACATCGTCGAGCTGAGACATCCAGAGCAGGTTGGAGAGAGCGAGTGGCTCTACACCTACGAGGGCAACGCCCTAAGGCACCTAGGCGACCCCTGCTGGCACTATGCAGTCAGGGTCCATCCACATCACGAAAAGCTCCCCCACAAGTTCCTACTTGGTCTGGTTAAGTGGAAGGGACTTGACTAA
- a CDS encoding phosphoenolpyruvate carboxykinase (GTP), translating to MNALERLEKLLDKEQFEKIKAIDNPELHEFLADWIEWLEPDKVFVCTDSPEDEQYVRWKALYYGEEKMLEMPNHTVHYDNYYDQARDKANTAILTPGGKPLPYLNTKDREEGLKEIRELMKGMMKGKELFVCFFVLGPKNSIFTIPAVQLTDSAYVAHSEFILYRKGYEEFKRLGREARFFRFVHSAGELDERKTSKNLDKRRIYIDLEDETVYSVNTQYGGNTIGLKKLAFRLTIKRAVEEGWLSEHMFLMRVNGPHGRKTYFTGAYPSMCGKTSTAMIPWENIVGDDLTFILPVNGVARGANVEKGVFGIIQGVNPEDDPIIWQVLHSPVEVIFSNVLVNDGKPYWNDMGIDIPDEGENHSGKWWRGKKDAEGNEIPPSHKNARFTVSLEHFPNADLEALENPCGVEVGGMIFGGRDADTWPPVREAFSWEHGVITMGASLESETTAATLGKEGVRAFNPMAILDFMSVHLGDYLRNYLEFGRKLKMTPKIFAVNYFLRENGVWLNHKLDKAVWLKWMELRVHGDVDAIETPIGYIPKYKDLVKLFKDVLNKEYTKEDYERQFKIRVPELLAKIDRIEEIYRKLDNVPEELFKVLEEERKRLLEAREKYGDYISPFVFEDE from the coding sequence ATGAACGCCCTTGAAAGGCTTGAAAAGCTCCTTGACAAGGAACAGTTTGAAAAAATCAAGGCCATAGACAACCCCGAACTACACGAGTTCCTTGCGGACTGGATTGAGTGGCTCGAACCAGATAAGGTTTTTGTCTGCACGGACAGCCCTGAAGACGAGCAGTACGTCCGCTGGAAGGCCCTCTACTACGGCGAGGAAAAGATGCTGGAGATGCCGAACCACACGGTCCACTACGACAACTACTACGACCAGGCGAGGGATAAAGCAAATACTGCAATCCTCACCCCCGGAGGAAAGCCCCTTCCATACTTGAACACCAAGGACAGGGAGGAAGGCCTTAAGGAGATACGCGAGCTTATGAAGGGCATGATGAAGGGCAAGGAGCTCTTCGTGTGCTTCTTCGTCCTCGGGCCCAAGAACTCGATATTCACGATTCCAGCGGTTCAGCTCACCGACTCTGCTTACGTCGCCCACTCAGAGTTCATCCTCTACAGGAAGGGCTACGAGGAGTTCAAGAGGCTGGGAAGAGAGGCGCGCTTCTTCCGCTTCGTCCACTCCGCTGGAGAGCTTGACGAGAGAAAAACCAGCAAGAACCTCGATAAGAGGAGGATCTACATCGACCTTGAGGATGAAACCGTCTATTCCGTCAACACCCAGTACGGCGGGAACACCATCGGCCTGAAGAAGCTCGCCTTCAGGCTCACAATCAAGAGGGCCGTTGAAGAGGGCTGGCTGAGCGAGCACATGTTCCTCATGCGCGTGAACGGCCCGCACGGCAGGAAGACCTACTTCACCGGTGCCTATCCTAGCATGTGCGGAAAGACCTCAACGGCCATGATACCCTGGGAGAACATCGTCGGCGACGACCTGACCTTCATCCTCCCGGTTAACGGAGTTGCTAGAGGAGCGAACGTCGAGAAGGGTGTATTCGGAATAATCCAGGGCGTAAACCCTGAGGACGACCCGATAATCTGGCAGGTCCTCCACTCTCCAGTTGAGGTAATATTCTCCAACGTCCTCGTCAACGATGGGAAGCCCTACTGGAACGACATGGGCATAGACATTCCCGACGAAGGCGAGAACCACAGCGGAAAGTGGTGGAGGGGCAAAAAGGACGCGGAAGGCAACGAGATACCGCCGAGCCACAAGAACGCACGCTTCACCGTTTCTCTTGAACACTTCCCCAACGCCGACCTCGAAGCCCTAGAGAACCCGTGCGGTGTGGAAGTTGGCGGCATGATATTCGGAGGCAGGGACGCCGATACCTGGCCACCGGTAAGGGAAGCCTTCAGCTGGGAGCACGGCGTCATAACGATGGGTGCATCGCTTGAGAGCGAGACCACCGCGGCGACCCTCGGCAAGGAGGGGGTTAGAGCCTTCAACCCGATGGCGATCCTCGACTTCATGAGCGTCCACCTCGGGGACTACCTAAGAAACTACTTGGAGTTCGGAAGAAAGCTCAAGATGACTCCAAAGATATTCGCCGTCAACTACTTCCTCCGCGAGAACGGCGTGTGGCTCAACCACAAGCTCGACAAGGCCGTCTGGCTCAAGTGGATGGAGCTTCGCGTACACGGTGACGTTGATGCGATAGAAACCCCCATTGGCTACATCCCGAAGTACAAAGACCTCGTCAAGCTCTTCAAGGACGTCCTCAACAAGGAGTACACGAAGGAGGACTACGAGAGGCAGTTCAAGATAAGGGTTCCCGAGCTACTGGCGAAGATAGACAGGATAGAAGAGATCTACAGGAAGCTCGACAACGTTCCAGAGGAGCTTTTCAAGGTTCTCGAAGAGGAAAGAAAGAGGCTTCTTGAGGCCAGAGAGAAATACGGGGACTACATAAGCCCGTTCGTCTTTGAGGACGAGTGA
- a CDS encoding phospho-sugar mutase → MELYYSEKFNPEELALLGRAIGTVAQGTVIVGRDGRAISRYGKRAMVVGIVSTGSTIMDVRLIPLIALKDFAHTKGMPLAYVYYHGGVRVEINGLDIDEVEAILKSRSFIEAHPNDIGATVYYPNALDDFLHDLFKHYNFKIGGKALVDAMNTPAVLFFPRLSEHFGFEAELINDMMTSYIPPKPKEVFLHKLNKGDYTFGLRFRPDGIAEFYKDGEEKTFASMWSLFDYLKRVFK, encoded by the coding sequence GTGGAGCTATACTACTCCGAAAAGTTCAATCCCGAGGAACTTGCCCTTCTGGGAAGGGCTATTGGTACCGTGGCCCAGGGAACGGTAATAGTCGGTAGGGATGGCAGGGCGATATCAAGGTATGGGAAGCGTGCTATGGTCGTCGGCATAGTCAGTACTGGCTCAACGATAATGGACGTTAGGCTCATCCCGCTGATAGCTCTCAAGGACTTCGCCCACACCAAGGGAATGCCCTTGGCCTACGTTTACTATCATGGGGGCGTTAGAGTTGAGATAAACGGCCTGGACATTGACGAGGTTGAGGCAATTTTGAAGAGCAGGAGCTTTATAGAAGCCCACCCGAACGATATAGGTGCCACCGTTTATTATCCAAACGCCCTCGATGACTTCCTCCACGATCTCTTCAAGCACTACAATTTTAAGATAGGTGGAAAGGCCCTTGTGGATGCTATGAACACCCCGGCGGTGCTCTTCTTCCCAAGGCTCAGCGAGCACTTCGGCTTTGAGGCTGAGCTTATAAACGACATGATGACCAGCTACATCCCGCCAAAGCCAAAGGAGGTCTTCCTCCACAAGCTGAACAAAGGCGACTACACCTTTGGCCTGCGCTTCAGGCCGGATGGAATCGCCGAGTTCTACAAAGACGGCGAGGAGAAGACGTTCGCGAGTATGTGGTCCCTCTTCGACTACCTCAAGAGAGTCTTCAAGTGA
- the tmk gene encoding dTMP kinase: MFIVLEGIDGAGKSTQARLLAEWFEDRGYEVVLTKEPTDTPFGKLIRRLVLTGGREGIIDGAKISHEAEALLFAADRAEHVDKLIRPSLDAGKVVISDRYFYSSLAYQWARGLDLEWLIDLNRFAVKPDIVFLLDLPVKESMNRIRSRKVKSEFDKIFELQRKVRENYLKLAEMFPEMKIINAMEDVETVHNQIIALIETLLGEK, encoded by the coding sequence ATGTTCATCGTACTCGAGGGAATAGACGGCGCTGGCAAGTCCACGCAGGCAAGACTCCTGGCAGAATGGTTCGAGGACAGGGGATACGAAGTTGTCCTGACAAAAGAGCCGACGGATACTCCTTTTGGAAAGCTCATAAGGAGACTCGTTCTCACTGGTGGTAGAGAGGGAATAATAGACGGGGCTAAAATAAGCCACGAGGCGGAGGCGCTCCTCTTCGCCGCCGATAGGGCCGAGCATGTTGACAAGCTGATAAGGCCTTCGCTTGACGCTGGAAAGGTCGTCATATCCGACCGATACTTCTATTCCTCCCTCGCATACCAGTGGGCGAGGGGCCTTGACCTTGAGTGGCTCATAGACCTCAACCGCTTTGCTGTGAAGCCTGACATAGTTTTTCTCCTCGACCTTCCAGTAAAGGAGAGCATGAACAGGATAAGAAGCAGAAAGGTGAAGAGCGAGTTCGACAAGATATTCGAGCTTCAGAGAAAGGTCAGGGAGAACTACCTAAAGCTGGCCGAGATGTTCCCTGAAATGAAGATAATCAACGCGATGGAGGACGTTGAGACTGTCCATAATCAGATAATCGCGCTCATTGAAACGCTCCTTGGAGAAAAGTGA
- a CDS encoding DUF2334 domain-containing protein yields MKKLSAIMAVLILTIGAGIFLHKIQEYYSPDLSLIRNDSVLEVHTNTSNGVSSQCQLVILIHDVSPVYLKDLKEITEIISEYGMENSTYLFVIPNHADNHPIEDYPDFVKFLKESRANGYHIELHGYTHEYREFDCDAETARKKLELGLESLKALNFSPSYFIPPNYAISEDALKVVLSHNLSVITKDSLYTPQGRPHKIMNREYTWYLSDSSIALKLALEKAKHDYKKCRGTFYLSIHPKAVNHGVGLKFLREFLQFVQRE; encoded by the coding sequence ATGAAAAAATTGTCGGCAATAATGGCAGTACTTATCCTGACAATAGGAGCAGGTATTTTTCTGCACAAGATTCAGGAATATTACTCGCCAGATCTATCCCTAATACGAAACGATAGTGTTTTAGAGGTTCATACTAACACGTCCAACGGCGTTTCCAGCCAATGCCAACTTGTTATCCTAATTCACGATGTAAGCCCCGTTTATCTTAAAGACCTGAAGGAAATAACCGAGATAATCAGCGAATACGGCATGGAGAACAGCACGTACCTTTTTGTAATCCCAAACCACGCTGACAATCATCCCATAGAGGATTACCCCGACTTCGTGAAATTTCTGAAGGAGTCTCGGGCTAACGGCTATCACATAGAGCTCCACGGGTACACACACGAGTACAGAGAGTTTGATTGCGACGCGGAAACTGCGCGCAAAAAGCTGGAGCTTGGCCTGGAGTCATTAAAAGCCCTGAATTTTTCACCAAGTTACTTCATACCACCAAACTATGCCATATCAGAGGACGCCCTTAAGGTAGTGCTCTCCCATAACCTGAGCGTAATAACCAAGGACAGCTTGTACACTCCTCAAGGGAGGCCGCACAAAATCATGAACAGGGAGTACACCTGGTACTTGTCGGATTCGAGCATTGCTCTTAAGTTAGCACTGGAGAAAGCTAAACACGACTATAAGAAATGTAGGGGTACCTTCTACTTATCAATTCATCCAAAGGCCGTAAACCATGGGGTGGGACTGAAGTTTCTCAGGGAGTTCCTTCAGTTTGTACAAAGAGAATAG
- a CDS encoding alpha/beta hydrolase, whose translation MIWQIVLLLILVFIAFAAFVGYKMVRPPRLVEEWTPKDLGFDYEDVTFETEDGLRLSGWWIDSGSDRTVIPLHGYTASRWYSLYMKPTVEFLLKEGYNVLVFDFRAHGKSEGKYTTVGDREIADVRAAVEWLKKSHPEKVNKIGLIGFSMGAMVTIRSLAEIEDVCCGVADSPPMDLDKTGARGLKYFANLPEWLYTFVKPFTKLFSGGREIHPIEYADRVKKPLLLIAGEKDPLVKVEEIREFYERNRKVNPNVELWVTDAPHVRTLKLHPEEWKEKVGEFLKRAFNNR comes from the coding sequence ATGATCTGGCAGATTGTACTGCTTTTAATCCTTGTTTTTATCGCGTTTGCGGCCTTCGTCGGCTACAAAATGGTCAGGCCGCCGAGACTGGTCGAGGAGTGGACGCCAAAGGATCTCGGCTTCGACTACGAGGATGTAACCTTCGAAACTGAGGACGGCCTTAGGCTGAGCGGCTGGTGGATTGACAGCGGGAGCGATAGAACCGTCATCCCACTCCACGGCTACACCGCGAGCAGGTGGTACTCGCTCTACATGAAGCCTACCGTGGAGTTCCTTCTGAAGGAGGGCTACAACGTCCTCGTCTTTGACTTCCGCGCCCACGGAAAGAGCGAGGGGAAGTACACAACTGTCGGAGATAGGGAGATAGCCGACGTCAGGGCCGCCGTGGAGTGGCTGAAGAAGAGCCACCCGGAGAAGGTGAACAAAATCGGGCTCATAGGCTTCTCAATGGGTGCTATGGTCACGATACGCTCGCTTGCCGAGATTGAAGACGTCTGCTGCGGCGTGGCCGACTCACCACCTATGGACCTGGACAAAACCGGGGCAAGGGGCCTCAAATACTTCGCGAACCTTCCAGAATGGCTCTACACCTTTGTCAAGCCCTTCACGAAGCTCTTCAGCGGCGGAAGGGAGATACACCCCATAGAGTATGCAGACAGGGTGAAGAAGCCGCTCCTCCTCATAGCTGGAGAGAAAGACCCGCTCGTTAAGGTGGAAGAGATTAGGGAGTTCTACGAGAGAAACAGGAAGGTGAACCCGAACGTCGAGCTCTGGGTCACGGATGCTCCCCACGTCAGAACCCTCAAGCTCCACCCGGAGGAGTGGAAGGAAAAAGTTGGGGAGTTTCTTAAAAGAGCCTTCAATAATCGATAA
- a CDS encoding HepT-like ribonuclease domain-containing protein: MKTLQEIVSILREHKRELEEKYPEVPPRAMASMRNRVIHGYFGINPEIVWTTLVKDLPPLQEKLQEILNELEGEK, translated from the coding sequence ATGAAGACCCTCCAGGAAATCGTATCGATCCTCAGGGAGCACAAGAGAGAGCTTGAGGAGAAATATCCTGAAGTACCCCCGAGGGCAATGGCCTCTATGAGAAACAGGGTAATCCATGGGTATTTTGGAATAAATCCCGAGATTGTCTGGACAACCCTCGTTAAAGACCTTCCTCCCCTGCAGGAGAAGCTCCAAGAAATCTTAAATGAGCTGGAGGGAGAAAAATGA